The following proteins are encoded in a genomic region of Neospora caninum Liverpool complete genome, chromosome XI:
- a CDS encoding Cys/Met metabolism PLP-dependent enzyme, related, translating to NTTFVQESVEKYLSKGFSYSRTSNPTVLCLEKKIADLEGGFGACCFVTGMAATITIFSAFLAPGDHCLVTNCSYGGTNRCARLHFSKYNIDFEFIDFRDPANVEKAIRPQTKLVFSESPCNPTLYLADIEAISRICKAKQVLHVCDSTFATPYMMRPLELGADMVVQSTTKYYDGHNCTLGGAVISSSKEIHDKVFFLRNVLGNIMSAQTAFYTLLTLKTLVIRVEKQSANAQKIAEFLSKHEKVAHVIYPGLPSFPQKDLALKQHKKVHGGMLAFEVKGGTEAGIRMMDHVPRPWSLCENLGACESIITCPAVFTHANMRREDRLKVGITDGFIRVSVGIEDVNDLIDGLNYALSKV from the exons AACACAACCTTCGTTCAAGAGAGTGTCGAGAAATATTTGAGCAAAGGGTTCTCATACTCGCGAACTAGTAACCCGACGGTGCTCtgcctggagaagaaaattGCCGATCTTGAAGGAGGCTTCGGCGCATGCTGCTTCGTCACTGGGATGGCCGCAACAATCACG ATATTCAGTGCTTTTTTGGCGCCGGGCGATCACTGTCTGGTCACCAATTGTTCCTACGGAGGGACCAATCGCTGCGCTAGGCTACACTTCTCCAAGTACAACATTGATTTCGAATTCATCGATTTCCGCGACCCCGCGAACGTAGAAAAGGCGATTCGTCCTCAAACAAAACTTGTTTTCTCTGAGTCCCCCTGTAATCCAACGCTGTATCTGGCTGACATCGAGGCCATTAGCCGCATATGTAAAGCGAAGCAGGTCCTGCATGTTTGCGACAGTACTTTCGCGACACCTTACATGATGCGGCCCCTGGAACTTGGTGCTGATATGGTTGTTCAATCGACGACCAAGTACTATGATGGTCACAACTGTACTCTTGGAGGCGCAGTGATATCTTCATCCAAGGAAATACACGATaaagtcttctttcttcggaATGTGCTGGGGAACATCATGAGCGCCCAGACCGCGTTCTACACGCTACTCACTCTGAAGACGCTGGTCATTCGTGTAGAGAAGCAGAGTGCGAACGCACAGAAAATTGCGGAATTCCTGAGCAAGCACGAAAAGGTTGCACACGTGATATACCCAGGCTTACCTTCGTTTCCTCAAAAGGATCTCGCCTTGAAGCAGCACAAAAAAGTCCACGGGGGCATGCTTGCTTTTGAGGTCAAAGGCGGTACCGAAGCAG GCATCAGAATGATGGACCACGTTCCCCGTCCTTGGTCGTTGTGTGAAAACCTGGGCGCCTGCGAGTCGATTATCACCTGCCCGGCCGTTTTTACTCATGCGAATATGCGTCGGGAAGATCGACTAAAAGTTGGGATCACTGACGGATTCATTCGGGTTTCAGTTGGCATCGAAGATGTCAACGACCTTATTGATGGACTCAACTACGCTCTTAGCAAAGTGTGA